The genomic window GCAGCCCCACGGGAGGCAGGctcacagctggagctggcacaggGGGAAGCAGGTGGCACACACCGCAGTGCCTGTCGGTGAACGTCCCGCTCGGCGCGGTAAAAACAGGAGCCACACGTTACAAATACAGCTTAGTTTATAAAAAAGAAGTCACAAATTTGGTATCGTTATAACTTTAGTGCACATACgatgcccccccacccccacggtcAAAAGTTCCCCGCGGCTGGCACGGCGTGTCCCGCTCACCCGAGGGCTGGCGGGGACGGGTGGCACGGTGACCGCTCCCTGCTCCCATGGCGCCTTCCTGCGTCGGCGCTTTGGTCCTGCCCTGACTGTGCCAAGGACACCTCTGCTCCCTGCGCCAGCCTTCCTCCCACCTCGCcattcccctctctcccttcgGCATCCTCTTCCTCGGCATCCGCCCCGCAGCTCCTGCCCATGCCAGGGCCAGGCTCACCGCTGCCTGCTCCCCCTTCCACCCCCAACCTTACAGATCCATCTCCTGGCCCTTCCACTCCCTTCTATGCCCACCGTGTCCCTGGACCGGCCACCACGGCCACCCTCCCCCGAGCCCTGCCGAGGTCCGGGGGTCCGGCTGCCCCCCTGGTGCCAGACCCACCATGCCCCACAGCATCCCCTGAGCATGCAGCCCCCCGGTCCCCTGGGAGCCCCAACCCCGCGCCACTGCGCCCCTCACCCAGGCAGCTCCCTGGGCACCCCGGACAAGCACGCCCTGGGAAAATCCCTTCCCTTCCAGCAGGATTTTCCCAGAACCCCCCAGCCCGCCGGCGggtgctgccacagcctggctaCGTGGCAAGGCCCAACGTGCCCCGCTCCCTCCAGGcaccgtccccgtgtcccccgggGATGCTCTCAGTGATGGCAGCACCGCAGTCCCCCAgcgcccgcggggccgggctgcACTCCCGGAGCCGCTCAGTCCACGGGGAACTCGCAGGGGTTCTGGCGCGTGCGCTGGGCCCCCTCGTAGATGCGCTGGAAGTCCCGGTACCGGGGCGCGCAGCTCAGCCAGGCCTCCCCGAAGTGCAGCCACCCCGTGAACAGGAAAGTGCCGGGGCCCGGCTTGACCCCGCAGCGCAGCGGGGTGCGGATGCTGCCCAccggccgccccgcccgcccacCCGCCTGGAAGAGCGGGAATTTCTGGCGGTGGATGCGCGTGGCGCTCACCCCGATGATGGATTCCTGCAGCTCTGCGTCGTTGGAGACGCTCCGGATGCTGCCGCGGATCACTGCGGAGGGAAGGCAGCGAGGGGTGTCAGCATGGCTCTGTCCCTAGCCCCATTCCCATCTACATCCCtgttcttgtccccatccctgtctccatccccatctccctcaTTGTCCCCATCTCCATTCCCATCACCATTCCCACCCTCATCTCCAtttccagccccatccccactcccatcccgattcccattcccagtccctgtcccaaTCTGCATTCTCATCCCCATccttatccccatctccatTCTTGTCTCATTCCCACTCCCCTTCCTGTtctcatccccatctccatcgcaatccccatcctcatctccatctccatttcAGCCCGATCTCCAACCCTGTTCCAAtgcccatccccattcccattcctatCCCTATTCCTGTCTCCATTCTTGTctcattcccactcccattcctGTTTCCATCCCCATCAtccccatccccttccccattcccactcccatccccattcccatccccatctccatctccatctccatctccatccccatccccatccccattcccatgccCATCCCCGTTGCCACTCCCATTGccactcccatccccatccccatccccatccccatccccatccccatccccatccccatccccatccccatccccatccccatccccatctccatccccattccctttccctttcccattcccatctccatccccgtccccgtccccatccccatccccattcccatctccatcccatagcagctctctgtgcagcccagcccagcccagcccagcccagctcagcccagacACGTGTCCCAGTGCCACTTGTGGGGCTGTCCCCCCTCTCCGagccccaggggctgcactCACCAAAGTCACTAGTGCAAATGGCCATCAGGATCTCGGTGTCATTGCACGGCCGGCACGCGCCTGCGAGGCCAAGCACAGCTTGTCACCACCCAGGGGGACAACACCCCGATCCAgcccctcctcaccccttccggcaggggaaggggaaactgaggcagggcgAGGCGCTCACCTTCCGCGCTGAGGCTGGCGGCGGGCAGCGCCGGGCGGGCCAGCCAGTCCCCCCGCAGCTCGTAGCGGAAGGCGGCGATGCGGCGGCTGATGTCGGGGTGCGGGGTGGCCTGCAGGAACAGAGCCACCTTCTCCTGGGGCAGCCAGCTGAAGcagcgggcgcggggccggggggcttctggcagcagcagctccagcacccccTCCCTCTCCAGGTAGAGCTGAGCCCCCCGGAAGGTCCCGGTGGGTTTGATGCAGGCGGTGACGTGCGGGGGGCTCCCGCCCTTGACGGCGGCGCTGGTGGGGGGCAGGCGGGGGGCCAGGCGGAGGCGAAGGGCCCCCGTGGGGTACAGCCATTCCAGCGAGCCCTCGGCACAGTGCAGGGACAGCTGCTCCACGCTGCCAGCTTCCTGTGACAGCCCGCTGTGGGGCACGGCACCGTGTCAGCCGGGACCCCccaggtgacagggacaccccagccCACGTGTCcgccagcacagcagcaccctgCACTCCCAAGCAGCCCCTCCACAAAAGTGTGCAGGATGGCAAAAGGCAGGAACAGCACCAAACCCTCAATGACTTGGGCTTGGGATTCAACCACATCATTTCGGGGTGCTTGTGTTCCCCAGCACCTTTTGGGAGGGGCTGAGGAGggggcacagcagcacagcccccttCACATCCAGTGTGGGCtcccaaaccacccccagaGTGCCCACAACTCTGGGGTCACCCGTTCCCACTTTGGGGATCCCCAGTGGGTGCTGGGGTCCCACTCTCGCGAGGGATGCCTGGagcccctcctttccccccgGCATTGTGGGGGGTGGCGGAAGACACGCTGGGACGCCAGCCTGGGGGGAGCGGGGACAGTCGGGGGGCTGCTTTGTCCCTGACAGGATGCTGGGGGCTTCGtggtccccgtgtccccccacgCGGGGCAGCCCCTCCTGGCGGGCCCCGGCTCTTTGTTCAGAGTCCGGCGCCTTCGGGCGATGCTTCGGGCCCTGccgggggctgggggtcccGCCGGCCACGGGGATGGGTTTCACGGgtggggggggctcagggaaGGGGTCCCGGAGAAGCGGGGAGCCCCACGTGGAGCCCAGCATCCCTCAAAGCGGGGGGCAGCCGCACCCAGGAgtgaggaaactgaggcaggctCAGGTTCCCAGCGTCCCACCCGTGACCCTCCCCACGGATGAGGGAGGGGGGTCAGCCCTGAGGATggatggggggggaggggagagagcagactccccctccccccccgaaCCTGCCTGGGAGGCGAGAGCTCCCCTGGGGGCTGCGATCCGGGGACCCGCGTGTGccacccccgccccgcccggcgcgCTGCCCCCGGGGCCGCTGTTCCCGCTGCCGCTGTTCCCGCTGCCGGTGTTGTTCCCGGTGCCGCTGTTCCCGGTGCCTACCTGCCCCTCCAGCTGCACTGgtccgccgcgccgccgccgatggccgcccccagcccggccaggcacagcgcccgcagcgcccaCATGGCCGCGCCCgcggcggccccgggcggcccggcccggcccggccctgcccgcacCGCTGCCCgcaccggggccggggcgccgggGACGGGGGAGCGCGGCCGCCACCCCGCGTCGCGCCCCGAACTTTCCGCCAATGGCGGCGGAGGGGCGGGCACGGGACCCGCCCCCAAGACCCCCTCCCCACCGCCGGGGGCACCGGCACCCGCGGCAGCGGCAtccccggagccccccggggCTTCTCCGCACCCGCCGGaacggggggacaccggggggggacGTGGCCGAGCCAGGGGACAGGAGCCGGCGCAGGGCTGGGGTACCCCAGGTTACAGATCCGTCCCCCCGCGGGTGCACCCTGAGTTCTGTACGGCCACGGCTGGGCACAGCCGCGGCTACAGCACcccgggctggggacaccccaacTGTGCACACCCCAGGTTATAGACACCCAAACCGTGCACACCCCGACTGTGCACACCCCAGGTTATAGACACCCAAACCGTGCACACCCCAACTGTGCACACCCCGACTGTGCACACCCCAGGCTATAGACACCCCAACTGTGCACACCCCAGGTTATAGACACTCCAGGCCAGGTACAGCCCAACTTTGCACAACCCCAGGCTACAGGCATAGCCCAGGCTATGAACACCCCAGACTGCACCTCTCTGGTTTATGCACCCCCCAGAACTGTGCACCCCAAGACCTGCACACACCCCAGGCCAGGTACACCCCAGGATATGCACACCCACGGTCATGTACACCCCAAGCCATCCATGTGTGAGGCTACAGGCACCCCACGCTGGGTACACCCCAATCTATGCCCTGGTGTACATataccccctccctccccagaccCGTGTACCCCAAGAGTTACACacaccccagccctgagttacACACACCACGGGTCACCTGCACCCCGAGTTCCGCACCCCAGGCTCTATACACCCCAACCCACACACACCCCAATCCACACACCTCCCAGCTCTATACACCCCAACCTATGCACACCCCAACCCACACACCCTCCAGCTCTATACACCCCAACCTACGCACACCCCTGGTTTACACCCCTCAGAAACGTGTACCCCAAAAGTTACACCCCCCTCCAACATCCCCATACCcaccccccaccaccaccagcagcctCTCCCTCCTCACTGAGACACTTTTCCAACCGGGGGAGCCCAGGCACGTGGCGCCGGGCCTGACACGGGGGTCAGGCACATCCgaacccccaattccccccctcTAAACCTCGGGATTTCTTTCCACCCCCTCCCTTCCAGCCGCTATTGTGCCACCACTACAGACCCCACCATTAATTAAGTTTCCATCCAGTGACAGCCCGCCAAAATGTTTGAAATAAACACGGAACAATTGGGATGGGATGATACAGGCCGGGAACAAAGTCCCCGGCCAGAGGGTGGAGCGGAATGGAAATGAGGGATTGTAAATTGGGATGgtgggaagaaagaggggaaggggggaaggggaggggggaggcaggCGGGGAGAGGAGGATTCACAGCCCTCCGGCCATGAAATGATGCTGAAAGAAGTCATGCTGCTGGAATCCGTGGAAAATGAGGGGCCGGAGGGGCTGTGGGTTAAGGTGGAGCGGGTCGGGATGTCGGGGTGtcgggggttggggggggtcgGGTGGAGGTGGGCGGCTCTCTGCCCGCTGGCCCTCGTGCTGAGCCCAGCAGTCGCCATGTGGGGTTtgccagagggtggctgggccgAGGGTCTGGCTGTGCCCCGGAGGTTCACGGTGACCCCGGCACAGGGGGGGACACGGTCCCAGGGCCGACCCCGTGACACCGCGGGGAAGTGGAACCGGCTGGGCTcggagctgggcagggaatcCACCCAGGAACCCCACCGATGGCTTTGGCCGGGTGCCCAGGGGCAAGGTGGCACCAGAGGCAGGGTGACACCAGGCACTGGTGTCCCCACGCCAGGACCTCTCCCCACCGAGGCCGATCCCCCGCCCAGTGCGGTGCTCAGCACCCTCCGGGGATGTTCTCTTGGGACACCGCAGGGTGCAGGGAGGTGGGACATGGTGCCACCGTCCCCGCAGGCACAGGGCGGTGTCTGCCCTAATGCCAGCACCCAGGCGTGAGTCTGCACCTCCGACCCCCTCCACAGCCCCCGACCCACCTTAACTGGGTGTTACTGGAGAAACCTTGGCACCAGCTGGACCAAACCACCGTGGCCACCAACCCTGGCTTCCCTCCCTCCACACGATATGGGGCACCCCCGCAGTCGGGGATGGCCATCAGGGGGTCCAGGAGCCCCTTCGGAGCAGCCCCCGGAGCTGGGGCTGAGCCGGGACCGGGCACAGCTCCCGCAGCACCCCGCAATTGTCTCAGCCCTCCGGACCAGCCCATGGAGCTGAGCACCTCTGGGCACCCACCGAGAAGCCACCCGTGCCCGGAGCTCGGTCTGGTGGCCGTCCCGTGACTGTATCCCCAGCCTCGCTgtgtcccctggccaccccctccttgtccccagctGGCGCAGGGGGTTGTCCCCgtgggactgggaaggagtgggggGTCTGAGTGCCGGCCGCCCCCGGGAGCTCCCCGAAACCGCCGGCCCCTGCTGCGGGTCCGGAGCCGCTCCGGGCTCCCGCTTGGCCCCGGACCCCTCGGGCCGCTCCGGGATGCTCGGGCTCGCAGTGCCCTCTGGTGACCGCGGGCACGGCGGCCAGGGGACCTCGGGGGGCTCGGCTGGGGCGGGGGAAAACCACGTCCCGCAGAGAAGCAGAACTTCGGCTCCTCCAACGGGACCTTCGAAGAGCAcccggtgccacccctgccctgggcacggACACCTCTCACCGGGCCGGGCTGCTCCGGCCCcatggggcacccacagctcctccagctcctcaccAGCTCCCCCACAACGCGTTTCTTCCTTTTATCCAATCTAAACGCACCCTCTTCCAGCTGAAAACTGTTCCCCGTTCTTCTGTCTCTACAGTTCCTGGCGAAAGCCTCTCTCCATCGCTCTTCCAAGATCCCTTAAGTATCACCAGGACGTCAGAAGGTGTTCTTcaggctctcccagcctttcctcacaagaGACGTTCTTCCAGCCCCCTGACCATCTCCATGTCCCCTCTGGATCTGCTCTGATTCATCCAGGACTGCTCTTCCCCAGACCCATCTGCCACTCACGCAGCAgctccatggcaggagggatcATGGCTGCTTCCTTTGGGTTTTGATGATCCCATCTCTTCCTGCTGGGTCACCCCAAGGTTTCTTCTTTCCTGggcagccccctccccctccatcCTGGAGTCTCTGGAAGGTCCCTGGGGCATCCACACTGCCCACAAAATGTCCCTGTGGGGTGACTCTGGGCACCCTCCACCCTGTGCAGTGGGTGGGTGATGCTCCAGGCTAGGCTGTGCCCAGGGGCAAAAACTCTTCGGGAAAGgcaaaaggggaatttgggccaggagctggaaccTTGGAGGGCTGCTCAGAGGCTGGAGgtccccagcctgtccccatccagctccccatcccccaGGCTGCGTGGGGAGCTCTCCCGCCCAGCCGAGCACCCGAAGGAGCTGCGGCTGTGGGAGGCACCCACCTTGTCTTTAAAAAATAGCTCAGGAGCCTCagctcagctcccagcccatccccggGGACATGCAGGGATAACCCGAGCTCCTCTCCATGGCACCCAGCGGGTTCTGTCCCCTCTCAGTGTCCCCTCTCGGGTCGGTGTCCCTGAGAGTGGGAATGTGCCCTGGAAGGGCTTGGGGAGCTCAGGGAGCCTGTCAGGAGGGGATCTATGGGTGAGGGTCCCCAAGGCAGGACAAAGGTCCCCATGGCGAGGTGGGGGTCCCCAAAGCAAAGATGGGGTCCCCATGTTGAAGCAGGGGTCCACATGGCAAGGAGGGGGTCCACATCGAAAGGAGGGGGTCCACATGGCAAGGTGGAAGTCCCCATGGCAAAGTGAAGGTCCACACTAGTGTGAGAAGGTTCCCATGAAAGGATGAggctcccagcagctggaagagAGTCCTCATGGCTGGCTGAGAGTCCCCACAATAAGATGAGGGTCCCCAGAGTGAGAAGAGGGACTAATGGTCACTGCAGCAGTGTGACCATCCCCACGGCTGTGTGAGGGTCCCCATGTCCTCACCCACCCTCACCTGCACGTGGCCTGGATGGGGGGAGCATAGAGGAGAATCAGATCCTTGGTGGGGAAGAGCTCTGAACCCTGGAGTCACAAAAGGTGCCGAGCCCCGGGGGTCCCCGTGGGCTGTGCCAGCGTGGTGACCCCAGGCTGGACAGACCCCGCCTGCTCCCCCCTGCTCCCCCCTGCTCCCCCACTGCTGCCGCGCAGCCGGGCCCCACGCGTGCATCCTGCGGGGCGGCGAATGGAGCTGCCTATTGATTCGCAGCCCGGGCTAAAAATAACTTTCAACTCTTCATCCCGAGCTGTGAAAAATCCCCCATTGCTAGGCGACGGGTTACCGGGAGACAGCGGCGCTAGGCGACGGCGGTTGCTGCGGCGacggcccccccacccccggcgCACTGCGGTCCAGCTCGGCCACCGCTGCTCCGGCCGGACCGGGGATGCTCCAGCTGCACCGGGGAGGCTCGGCCCAGGGTCCCGTCGCCGTGGGGACGGTCTGGGTGTGAgctccagcatccccagggcgCTGGCATgggaggggagcagcgggctgcgggagccatGTCGCTTGGCTCTCGGCCGCTGGCCTGGCACCCTCCTGGCGCTCAGGAGGGACAGTCTCCATCGAGGGGGGGGTCAGGAGGCTTGTGATGGTGACCCGTGGCTGCAGGGTGAAGTGGGGTGACCAGTTCCCCATGTCAGGCACCCCAGGGTGTGGGTACCCCCTGGACCGGTGAcaccccagctgtgtccccttccCCAGGGACACATACATACACGGAGTCTCCCCTTGCCCAGGGACTCCTCATGTTGAAGGAGTTTTCAGCCTTATTGGCATGAAAATATCCCCAGAACATGGGGCTATCACAACTTGTCCACTCTGAGGCCTGGAGGCAGCAGGGGTTAGTGACAATGGGCCTGTGCCAGGATCGAGAGGACAGCAGGGACTGTCCAGGGCCCCactgcctcccagtgcctgccAGCCCCAGTGGCACCTGGCCTGCTCTGGGTGCAGAGTGTGTCCCCAAGAGCTGGACCATtacccctgctcccaggctgctgctgggtgGCAATTCCCCTGGAACACCTCCTTGGGGACCAAGCACCATGGGGGgacagggcactgctggggggACAAGGAGCTGCGGGGGGAAGGACCTCAGGCAATGGGGAAAACACGCAGCTCCTGGATGGGGCCAAGGATCCACACATCCCTGCAGTCACTGTCccctccagcagcttctcctgcaTTTGTCACCCACTGGGCAGGGTGTGAGTGTGAGCatgagtgtgagtgtgagtgtgagtgtgtgtgtgcacagtctcctcccccaaaccccctcccggCTGCCAGTGCGAAACCCAACCTGCCTTATAAATAATGGAAGCAGGAGCCAGGCGCCGGATCcaggcagctccctcagcctccccagggccagcagggcacagcagctgagctggaccTGCTGCTCACATGGGGCCGTGCCAGGGGAAGGCAGAGGGGATGGGGTTAAATGGGGCAGCCGAGCAGTTCCCTTCATTTTGGGGAGCAGTGGTGAACCTGGGTCCAAACTGGGCGTGCTGGGTGGGTGctgagctggctgtgctgggaaatggGGGACAGCAGTGGGACAACCCCCAGCaggtcccagtgccaggcatGGCTTGGGCAGGTGAATCCCCCCAGCGTGCGGGCACAGCGGCCTGTCCTGGGTGCCTGCTGCACCCCGGGGTGCTGGCGCGGGGTCGAGTGTCACCGCTGTGCCTCAGGGGCTGTCACCAGAGCCTGAGGCAGCTGCCGGGGTGAGCAGGGTCTGCAGCAGGATCTGCACCAGGATCTCCAGACTGCCATGCCCTGGTGGGGAGAGAGCCAGAGCAAgcatccatctgtccatccagCCTTCCATCCACCCCTCCGTTCAGCCTTCCAACCCTCCCTCCTTCCATTTCTCCATCCaccccatccctccatccctctctcaatccctccatccacCCTTCCATCCTTCCATTTCTTCCTCCACCCCTCCATCCCTTCATCTCACCAttcttccctccatttcttcattCCTCCATCCTCTCCAACCCCTCCATCCTCATCTCTCCAttcttccctccatccctccacctCTCCATTCATCCTTCCATCCCTCCATTTCTCCCTCCAGCCCACCCTGCATCTCCCCATTCTTCCCTCCatttctccatccctccctcgaTCCTTCCATCTCTCCATCCCCCCTCATCCTTCCAtccccccctccatcccccatcCTTCCACCCCTGCATTCCCCCACCCACCACCCCTCTctccctgcacacccagctgccagcccagccctgcccgtaCCCCCCCGCATCATTCCCCGTGTCCCGCACCCTCACCTCGCCTCTCCCGGTGCCGATGCCGGTGCCTTCCCATCGCGCTCCATTATCGCTGCCGGTGACCGTGTCCCTTTAACAGGCTCCGCTGGTGACACGCGTGTGCGTGTGTGCAAACGCGCGTGTGCGtgtgctcccagctccctgggctggctggcaggagggaccccccttctccatccccccGGATCCGGATCCGGCCCCATTCCCCCCCTCCACTCCCCGcttatttttcctgttgtttcGCGGGGTtggggcgggggccgggcgggATCCGGCCCCTTTGCcaacggggattttgggggggattatTCGCCGTTTTCTtcctggtgggattttttgctGCAACCGAAAGAAGACGGGCACAAGGCATGGCATGAGCTTCGGGAGACAGGGCTGGAGGTAAGAGCCGCTCGGGAAAACCCTTTACCACACAAAGCCGGTGCCGGGGTCGGTGTCGATGCCAGGGTCGGTGGCGGTGCCTGTTCTACCAGTACCGgtaccggcaccggcaccggcaccgcagCCACCCCCAGCCGCATCCCCCATCATGGAGCCGCGTTATATAACGGCGGCGgagccggcccggccccggggctccCGGTCCGGtggccccccctccgcccccgcCTCCCGGTAGCTCAGCAGAGGATGGTGGTCGGTGTGACCCTCCCCCGCCCCAGTGatgctgccccctctgcccccccggTTTGGGGAGGCGGTGCGGGGGGGTGAGGTGATATGTTATGTCCCCCCCCAGCATGGCCGGGCATCACCGGGTGGGTAACGGGCAGGGGAAAGAGGGGATCAGGTGGATCCCGCGGCATGCAGGGCTGCTTTGGGATCGGGGTGTAAGGGGACATTGCTGTAAGGACAGGGTCGCCCCGGTGTGGGGTTGATGTTTGCCCCCTTCCAcctctgctgccagcctctTGTCCTCCCTGGTGGCACCATTGGCATCCTCGAGGCTGCACCC from Aphelocoma coerulescens isolate FSJ_1873_10779 chromosome 14, UR_Acoe_1.0, whole genome shotgun sequence includes these protein-coding regions:
- the METRN gene encoding meteorin, translating into MWALRALCLAGLGAAIGGGAADQCSWRGSGLSQEAGSVEQLSLHCAEGSLEWLYPTGALRLRLAPRLPPTSAAVKGGSPPHVTACIKPTGTFRGAQLYLEREGVLELLLPEAPRPRARCFSWLPQEKVALFLQATPHPDISRRIAAFRYELRGDWLARPALPAASLSAEGACRPCNDTEILMAICTSDFVIRGSIRSVSNDAELQESIIGVSATRIHRQKFPLFQAGGRAGRPVGSIRTPLRCGVKPGPGTFLFTGWLHFGEAWLSCAPRYRDFQRIYEGAQRTRQNPCEFPVD